Proteins encoded together in one Prosthecobacter fusiformis window:
- a CDS encoding serine/threonine-protein kinase, whose amino-acid sequence MSPSSPSSPENPEHETEVPTDLTIVVDSIRSSLTQAPFTRTRGSGVRSADLLKDNDGWLEGKFRLLEKLGEGGFGLVFKAEQVYPIQRLVAVKILKAGMDSQQVIGRFETERQSLALMEHPNIARVLDAGETERGQSYFVMELVRGRSITSYCTKKELTLNQRLELFIPVCLAVNHAHQKGIIHRDLKPSNVMVMEENGQPIPKVIDFGIAKVLEQKDASQTLATGMDQLVGTPGYISPEQIEHGSSHVDTRSDVYALGSILMELLTGKALVTPMDVAQKPLHQILRDQVERDPPKPSSREPSLKGDLDWIVLKALERDPARRYGSTDDLADDLRRYLRHEPVRACPPSRSYVIKKFVRRHQFGVAAGVAIALAVLAGGITSTALYFEAEKNRVVAEEAGSSLKKEYSRSDEVMARQLIERRDYTESVAWLTRSLRTDPGNTLAATSLLSLLQHTHLLHPLTPELPLPSGAQEAHLVALSQQTGKAVAVSTLKSKGSSSPGKSVLSIWDTATHHRTDYPLPKGVFATCLTVTQDGRHAIIAMDDGQVELRSLIDGKRQPLLPKLPQPVLSMALSGDGQILAAGAEDGTIQVWDTHRLDRPGLVLKEAELPVNLLVLDYLGTLVATAQSVETQETKGRVSIWDLSTGQTLGSPFETSDSISSLALHREREMIAVGLYSGTVHVGNFRTETELLTPLGHPSAVICMSMNANATTLMVGDGRGYLHAWDLTKGQPRTPAQAHDGEVLVASQALEQGLVTSVSRHGEMQVWNTLTGERVQHRLRHSIAQVSITPDGSMLIVAQRHEPNVQVWSSHRRMTTRRYLAAPQESYLELPALPKDAPQEIQQANTRGWNRAGNLIATADPEGRVSVHDIQAGFRRLGPSFIHPPAVGAVALSKDGHLAATSGRDQEVRLWDVVTGKPTGISIRHEAFVNALALSDDACKLVTVTDAGEIHVWDTRTGDCLTPSLGQGSGLTEIHISIDGKSMVYRMEDQGWFSLPMPEIPDRLPEWFLDLAEALAHRRLSEDGKSQTLSLVQVHNALAKVPKKQSAADSTALRWAHWLLSTPETRSLSPQENEPFQDYVRSLAKQKDPSAQAEALRYQTALPGE is encoded by the coding sequence GTGAGCCCGTCGTCCCCATCATCTCCTGAAAATCCCGAGCACGAGACCGAAGTGCCGACGGATCTGACGATCGTTGTGGATAGCATCCGCAGCAGTCTGACGCAGGCTCCATTCACCCGTACGCGTGGAAGCGGAGTACGTTCGGCAGATCTGTTGAAGGACAATGACGGCTGGCTGGAAGGAAAATTCCGACTGCTGGAAAAACTGGGGGAAGGTGGCTTTGGCCTCGTCTTCAAAGCTGAGCAGGTTTACCCCATCCAGCGTCTGGTGGCCGTGAAAATCCTCAAGGCGGGCATGGATAGCCAGCAAGTGATCGGCCGCTTTGAGACAGAGCGTCAGTCCCTGGCTCTGATGGAGCATCCCAACATCGCCCGCGTGCTGGACGCCGGCGAAACCGAGCGGGGCCAGTCTTACTTTGTCATGGAGCTAGTGCGCGGGCGCTCCATCACCAGCTACTGCACCAAAAAGGAACTCACGCTGAACCAGCGCCTGGAGCTTTTCATCCCCGTCTGCTTGGCCGTAAATCACGCCCACCAAAAGGGCATCATCCACCGTGACTTAAAGCCTTCCAATGTGATGGTCATGGAGGAAAACGGCCAGCCCATCCCCAAGGTTATCGATTTCGGCATCGCCAAAGTCCTGGAGCAAAAGGATGCCAGCCAGACCCTGGCCACCGGCATGGACCAGCTCGTCGGCACGCCCGGATACATCAGCCCCGAGCAGATCGAGCATGGCAGCTCTCACGTCGATACCCGCTCAGACGTCTATGCCCTCGGCTCCATCCTCATGGAGCTGCTCACGGGCAAGGCCCTCGTCACGCCCATGGACGTGGCGCAGAAACCTCTGCACCAGATCCTGCGAGACCAGGTGGAGCGCGACCCGCCCAAGCCCAGTTCCCGTGAACCTTCCCTTAAAGGTGACCTGGACTGGATCGTCCTCAAAGCCCTCGAGCGCGACCCCGCACGCCGTTATGGAAGTACCGATGACCTCGCCGATGACCTCCGCCGCTATCTGCGCCATGAGCCCGTCCGCGCCTGCCCGCCCAGCCGCTCGTATGTCATCAAAAAGTTTGTTCGTCGGCATCAGTTTGGCGTGGCCGCCGGCGTGGCCATCGCGCTGGCCGTCCTCGCGGGTGGCATTACCAGCACCGCTTTATACTTTGAGGCAGAAAAAAACCGCGTGGTCGCTGAAGAGGCCGGTAGCAGCCTGAAAAAAGAATACTCACGCTCCGATGAGGTGATGGCCCGGCAGCTCATTGAGCGGCGCGATTATACGGAATCCGTCGCCTGGCTGACCCGCTCCCTGCGGACCGATCCCGGGAATACCCTGGCCGCCACCAGCCTCTTGAGCCTGCTTCAGCACACGCATCTCCTCCATCCCCTGACGCCGGAGCTGCCGCTCCCCTCAGGTGCCCAGGAGGCACACCTCGTCGCCCTCAGCCAGCAAACGGGAAAAGCCGTCGCTGTCTCCACCTTGAAATCCAAGGGCTCATCGTCTCCCGGCAAATCCGTGCTCAGCATTTGGGACACCGCCACCCATCACCGGACGGATTACCCCCTGCCCAAAGGCGTGTTCGCTACCTGTCTCACCGTCACCCAGGATGGTCGCCACGCCATCATAGCCATGGATGACGGCCAGGTAGAATTGCGATCTTTGATCGATGGGAAACGCCAGCCTTTGCTGCCGAAGCTCCCTCAGCCCGTGCTCAGCATGGCACTCTCTGGAGATGGGCAGATCCTGGCCGCCGGGGCTGAGGACGGGACCATCCAGGTGTGGGATACACATCGCCTGGACCGCCCCGGCTTAGTGCTGAAAGAAGCAGAACTTCCCGTGAATCTCCTGGTGCTGGATTACCTTGGCACCCTGGTGGCCACCGCGCAGTCGGTGGAAACTCAGGAAACTAAAGGCCGTGTTTCCATCTGGGATCTCAGCACCGGGCAGACCCTCGGCTCTCCCTTTGAGACCAGCGATAGCATCTCCTCCCTGGCCCTGCATCGGGAGCGGGAGATGATCGCCGTCGGCCTTTATTCCGGGACTGTGCACGTGGGCAATTTCCGCACGGAAACTGAGCTCCTCACCCCCCTCGGCCATCCCTCCGCTGTTATCTGCATGAGCATGAATGCCAACGCCACCACCCTCATGGTGGGCGATGGCCGCGGTTATCTCCATGCCTGGGATCTGACTAAAGGCCAGCCACGCACTCCCGCACAAGCTCATGATGGCGAGGTCCTCGTCGCCTCACAAGCTCTTGAGCAGGGGCTCGTCACCAGTGTCTCGCGCCATGGGGAAATGCAGGTGTGGAATACCCTCACAGGTGAGCGGGTTCAGCACCGCCTGCGTCACAGCATCGCCCAGGTCAGCATCACTCCCGATGGCTCCATGCTCATCGTTGCCCAGCGGCATGAGCCCAATGTCCAGGTTTGGAGCAGCCACCGGCGCATGACCACCCGCCGCTACTTGGCTGCACCGCAGGAATCCTACCTGGAACTGCCTGCACTTCCAAAAGACGCACCTCAAGAAATCCAGCAGGCAAACACCCGTGGCTGGAACCGCGCTGGCAACCTCATCGCCACCGCAGATCCCGAAGGGCGTGTCTCCGTCCATGACATCCAGGCCGGTTTCCGTCGTTTAGGCCCTTCATTCATTCATCCCCCTGCAGTCGGTGCCGTGGCTCTTTCCAAAGATGGCCACCTCGCCGCCACCTCCGGGCGCGACCAGGAAGTACGCCTCTGGGACGTGGTGACTGGCAAACCCACTGGCATCTCCATCCGTCATGAAGCCTTTGTCAATGCACTCGCCCTCAGTGACGATGCATGCAAGCTCGTCACGGTCACGGATGCAGGTGAAATCCATGTCTGGGATACCCGCACCGGGGATTGCCTCACCCCCAGCCTGGGCCAGGGCAGCGGCCTGACGGAAATCCACATCAGTATCGATGGAAAAAGCATGGTTTATCGCATGGAGGACCAGGGCTGGTTTTCACTGCCCATGCCAGAGATTCCAGATCGCCTCCCAGAGTGGTTTCTGGATTTGGCGGAGGCACTGGCTCATCGCCGTCTTTCGGAAGACGGCAAATCACAGACCCTCAGTCTGGTACAAGTGCACAACGCACTCGCTAAGGTTCCCAAAAAACAGTCTGCTGCAGACTCGACCGCCCTCCGCTGGGCTCATTGGCTGCTCAGCACCCCTGAAACCCGCAGTCTTTCCCCCCAGGAAAACGAGCCTTTTCAGGACTATGTCCGCAGCCTGGCTAAACAAAAGGACCCCTCTGCCCAGGCCGAAGCCCTGCGTTACCAGACGGCTTTACCTGGAGAATAA
- a CDS encoding sulfatase, with amino-acid sequence MMSLRPFLSVLCIGLLAPTALKAAENSRPNVLFIISDDLNASLGSYGHPLVKTPNLDKLAARGVRFQNAACQFPLCGPSRNSMLTGLYPNTTGILANSQIFRQTIPSHHSLSQAFRLEGYFAARIGKLYHYNVPLSIGTNGHDDPGSWEMEINPTGVDRMQDMDEAFSLIPGSYGGTLSWHASAHPDEKHTDGMMAREAEWVLERCAKDKSRPFFLALGFFRPHTPYIAPKTWFEGYPKEQMPVVQGWKEDQADLPAHALGSYKKEQDNLTDDLRSQAIQAYYASISFMDAQAGIVLNALDRLGLAENTIVVFTSDHGYHMGEHGLWQKQSLFEESARVPLIMAGPGVTKGGVAQAPAGLIDLYPTLTEMCGVKAPANLQGQSLVPILKDPKAPGRGWVISQVMRGGGGGGGKKKGASPAVGAVGKRIFGYSLRTPRWRYTEWNEGKEGKELYDHDTDPKELTNLADKAEHAATVTELSTQLQGIVKTTFPADGVTPSPKELGMWAPNLTDP; translated from the coding sequence ATGATGTCCCTGCGTCCATTCCTATCCGTTTTATGCATTGGCCTGCTGGCTCCTACCGCATTGAAAGCGGCTGAAAACAGTCGTCCAAATGTGCTTTTCATCATCTCAGATGACCTCAATGCCAGTCTGGGCAGCTACGGCCACCCGCTGGTGAAGACCCCCAATCTGGACAAGCTGGCCGCTCGCGGCGTGCGTTTCCAAAATGCCGCCTGCCAGTTTCCCCTCTGCGGACCCAGCCGCAATTCGATGCTCACCGGTCTATACCCAAACACCACTGGCATCCTCGCCAATAGCCAGATCTTCCGCCAGACCATCCCCAGCCATCACAGTCTGTCCCAGGCCTTTCGGCTGGAGGGATACTTCGCCGCCCGCATCGGCAAGCTTTACCATTACAACGTCCCTCTCTCCATCGGCACCAATGGTCACGATGACCCCGGCTCCTGGGAAATGGAAATCAACCCCACCGGCGTGGATCGCATGCAGGACATGGACGAGGCCTTCAGCCTGATCCCCGGCAGCTATGGCGGCACCCTTAGCTGGCACGCCTCCGCGCATCCTGATGAAAAGCACACCGATGGCATGATGGCCCGTGAAGCGGAATGGGTGTTGGAACGCTGCGCCAAGGACAAATCGCGCCCCTTCTTCCTGGCCCTCGGTTTCTTCCGTCCGCACACCCCTTACATCGCCCCGAAAACCTGGTTTGAAGGTTATCCCAAAGAGCAGATGCCCGTCGTCCAAGGCTGGAAAGAAGACCAAGCCGATCTCCCAGCCCACGCCCTCGGCAGCTATAAAAAAGAGCAGGATAACCTCACCGATGACCTGCGCAGCCAAGCCATCCAGGCTTACTATGCCAGCATCAGCTTTATGGACGCCCAGGCAGGCATTGTCCTCAATGCCCTGGACCGCCTCGGCCTGGCTGAAAACACCATCGTCGTCTTTACCAGCGACCACGGCTACCACATGGGTGAGCACGGCTTGTGGCAGAAACAGAGCCTCTTTGAAGAAAGCGCCCGCGTTCCTCTCATCATGGCAGGGCCGGGCGTGACCAAAGGCGGCGTGGCCCAGGCTCCCGCCGGCCTCATTGACCTTTATCCTACGCTGACGGAAATGTGCGGCGTCAAGGCCCCCGCCAATCTCCAGGGTCAGAGCCTCGTTCCTATCCTCAAGGATCCCAAGGCCCCAGGTCGTGGCTGGGTCATCAGCCAAGTCATGCGCGGGGGCGGCGGCGGCGGCGGCAAAAAGAAAGGAGCCAGTCCGGCCGTTGGGGCCGTGGGTAAGCGCATCTTCGGCTATTCCCTCCGCACCCCGCGCTGGCGCTACACCGAGTGGAATGAAGGTAAAGAGGGCAAGGAACTCTACGATCACGACACCGACCCCAAAGAACTCACCAACCTCGCGGACAAGGCTGAACATGCCGCCACCGTCACTGAGCTATCCACCCAGCTCCAAGGCATCGTCAAGACCACCTTCCCGGCTGACGGCGTCACTCCCAGCCCCAAAGAGTTAGGCATGTGGGCACCCAACCTGACCGACCCGTAA
- the murJ gene encoding murein biosynthesis integral membrane protein MurJ, whose translation MTEEKKDTGPQARSTSVVSIAILCSRVLGLVRDQLLNGLFGSAFAGIFTAAFRTPNMLRDLFAEGALSTAFVTTFSKKIKNEGDEAAWVLGRKMLSLAACFMTLVAIAGVVLAPWLFRLLTPGLSEEAKVLGTWLAQIMYPFIAIVSVTALVMGMLNSKKVFFIPAVASAFFNLGCIVGGVALAWFIDPGFRAGEITEKGLTGFAIGTLIGGVLQLLVQLPSLRRVGFRFGLDFGWKDSGVSDVLRLMWPSMLAASGTQISVLLNSIFASYTPGKESSLAWLANAQRLQQLPLGLFGVAVATVTLPMLSRLATEGMSPAFRNALAKGLRLVLFLTLPCAVGLSILAQPIISILFEHGKFTAHDVAMTAGPLQAYAFGLVFYSAIKVLQPAFYTIDKRFIPLMISIGVILLNLALNYTTVFILGWDHTALAWATAVGLAANFTTLYLCMRKFAHGLETKSLLLTLSKLITGSALMAAVCVGAQMTILTGWDQMNFITRTGTLSLTIAVAAFVYFFVTQMLRVQEAGEFMGILSKRFRPKS comes from the coding sequence ATGACTGAAGAAAAAAAGGACACCGGCCCCCAGGCACGCAGTACCAGCGTCGTTTCCATCGCCATCCTCTGCAGCCGCGTGCTGGGACTGGTGCGTGACCAGTTGCTCAATGGCCTCTTTGGTTCCGCCTTTGCGGGCATCTTCACCGCCGCCTTTCGCACGCCGAACATGCTGCGGGATCTCTTCGCCGAAGGCGCGCTGTCCACCGCCTTCGTCACCACCTTCTCCAAAAAGATCAAGAATGAGGGGGACGAGGCCGCCTGGGTTTTGGGGCGTAAGATGCTTTCCCTCGCCGCTTGCTTCATGACCCTCGTCGCCATCGCCGGCGTGGTGCTGGCTCCATGGCTCTTTCGTCTGCTCACCCCCGGATTGTCTGAGGAGGCCAAAGTCCTCGGCACTTGGCTGGCGCAGATCATGTATCCCTTCATCGCCATCGTTTCTGTCACCGCCCTGGTGATGGGGATGCTGAATTCAAAGAAGGTCTTCTTCATCCCAGCTGTGGCTTCAGCCTTCTTTAATCTCGGCTGCATCGTCGGAGGCGTCGCCCTGGCCTGGTTCATTGATCCTGGCTTCCGCGCAGGAGAGATCACGGAAAAAGGCCTCACTGGTTTTGCCATCGGCACCCTCATCGGCGGTGTGCTTCAGCTCCTGGTACAACTTCCCTCTCTTCGCCGGGTTGGCTTTCGCTTCGGCCTGGATTTCGGCTGGAAGGATAGCGGCGTGAGCGATGTTCTGCGCCTCATGTGGCCCTCCATGCTCGCCGCGAGTGGCACCCAGATTTCGGTCCTGCTGAATTCCATCTTTGCGTCTTATACACCAGGGAAAGAATCCTCCCTCGCCTGGCTAGCCAATGCCCAGCGTCTGCAACAGCTTCCGTTAGGCCTCTTCGGCGTCGCCGTGGCCACCGTCACCCTGCCCATGCTCTCACGCCTGGCTACGGAAGGCATGTCTCCGGCCTTTCGCAATGCCCTGGCCAAAGGCCTGCGCCTCGTCCTCTTCCTCACCCTGCCCTGTGCCGTGGGCCTTTCCATCCTGGCGCAGCCCATCATTTCTATCCTTTTTGAACATGGCAAATTCACTGCCCACGATGTCGCCATGACCGCGGGCCCCTTGCAGGCCTATGCATTCGGACTCGTCTTTTACTCCGCCATCAAAGTCCTCCAGCCTGCCTTCTACACCATCGATAAACGCTTCATCCCTTTGATGATCAGCATCGGCGTCATCCTGCTAAATCTGGCTCTCAATTACACCACTGTTTTCATCCTCGGTTGGGATCATACCGCGCTTGCCTGGGCCACCGCTGTGGGCCTAGCCGCCAACTTCACCACGCTGTACCTCTGCATGCGCAAATTCGCCCATGGTCTGGAAACGAAGTCTCTCTTACTTACCCTGTCCAAGCTCATCACCGGTAGTGCCCTCATGGCCGCCGTCTGCGTCGGTGCCCAGATGACCATTCTCACCGGCTGGGACCAGATGAATTTCATCACCCGCACAGGCACCCTCAGTCTCACCATCGCGGTCGCCGCTTTCGTTTACTTCTTTGTCACGCAAATGCTACGCGTCCAGGAAGCCGGTGAATTCATGGGCATCCTCTCCAAGCGTTTCAGGCCCAAGTCATGA
- a CDS encoding cupin domain-containing protein yields the protein MSEPRYAVAQLDEITPTPCPCGQARRAFKEPWNTLATVHLTDIHADAKLHYHKKMTEIYIVLEGEGYLELDGERIPLKPMTSVMIRPGCVHRAVGNLRIINVPMPPFDPADEFEVEG from the coding sequence ATGTCTGAACCCCGTTACGCTGTCGCCCAACTGGATGAAATCACGCCGACGCCTTGCCCCTGTGGACAGGCGCGGCGGGCCTTCAAGGAGCCTTGGAATACGCTGGCGACGGTGCATCTGACGGATATCCATGCGGATGCGAAGCTGCACTATCACAAGAAGATGACGGAGATCTACATCGTCCTGGAAGGCGAGGGTTATCTGGAATTGGATGGGGAGCGGATTCCTTTGAAACCGATGACGTCGGTGATGATCCGGCCGGGTTGTGTACACCGGGCAGTGGGGAACCTGCGAATCATCAATGTGCCAATGCCGCCGTTTGATCCGGCGGATGAGTTTGAGGTGGAGGGATGA
- the hemL gene encoding glutamate-1-semialdehyde 2,1-aminomutase, with the protein MPNGPLSTKLFELAKQYIPGGVNSPVRAFRNVGGDPFFVRRAKGCRIWDVDGREMIDFVGTWGPAILGHAPVSVIEAIHTAAKDGVSFGIPNPYEVDMARTICEWVPSIEKVRLVNSGTEATMSAIRLARGFTGRSRLVKFDGCYHGHSDSLLVAAGSGALTHGHPDSAGVPAAFAELTSVLPFNDVEALEELFAAKGHEIAALIVEPYPANAGLILPQPGFLQKLRDITTKYGALLIFDEVMTGFRVAKGGVQELEGVIPDLTCLGKVIGGGLPVGAFGGRADIMDYLAPLGPVYQAGTLSGNPLAMAAGLAQLRELDRQQGYAYLEEIGQVMEDAVLDVLKRKGLGYRWYRKGSMFCLFFTEQEVRNLQDAKTSDLAAFRKFFHHCLDNGVYFAPSQFETGFISMAHAKADMERTAEVAAAALAAL; encoded by the coding sequence ATGCCCAACGGACCTCTTTCGACCAAACTCTTTGAACTGGCCAAGCAATACATCCCAGGTGGAGTGAACTCGCCTGTACGTGCTTTTCGCAATGTGGGGGGGGATCCTTTTTTTGTCCGGCGTGCTAAAGGCTGCCGCATCTGGGATGTGGATGGGCGGGAGATGATTGATTTTGTCGGCACCTGGGGTCCAGCAATTTTGGGGCATGCACCCGTTTCAGTCATCGAGGCCATTCATACAGCGGCCAAGGACGGCGTGAGCTTTGGCATCCCGAATCCGTATGAGGTGGACATGGCGCGGACGATCTGTGAATGGGTGCCATCCATTGAAAAAGTGCGGCTGGTGAACAGCGGCACAGAAGCGACGATGTCCGCCATCCGGCTGGCGCGCGGATTTACTGGGCGGTCGCGACTGGTGAAGTTTGACGGTTGTTATCATGGTCATTCTGACAGCCTGTTGGTGGCCGCAGGCAGCGGTGCGCTGACACATGGTCATCCTGACAGTGCCGGTGTGCCTGCGGCGTTTGCGGAGCTGACCAGCGTACTGCCTTTTAATGATGTAGAAGCTCTGGAGGAACTTTTTGCGGCCAAGGGACACGAAATCGCCGCTTTGATTGTGGAGCCTTATCCTGCGAATGCGGGACTCATTTTGCCACAGCCCGGGTTCCTGCAAAAGCTGCGGGACATTACCACGAAGTATGGAGCGCTGCTGATTTTTGATGAAGTGATGACGGGCTTCCGAGTGGCCAAAGGGGGCGTGCAAGAGCTGGAGGGAGTCATTCCGGATCTGACCTGCCTGGGCAAGGTGATCGGTGGGGGTTTGCCAGTGGGGGCGTTCGGTGGCCGGGCGGATATCATGGACTATCTTGCACCTCTGGGGCCGGTATATCAGGCAGGCACCCTGAGCGGAAATCCGCTAGCCATGGCAGCAGGTCTGGCGCAGTTGCGGGAACTGGACCGGCAGCAGGGTTATGCGTATCTGGAGGAGATTGGGCAGGTGATGGAAGATGCCGTGCTAGATGTCCTGAAGCGCAAGGGGCTGGGTTATCGCTGGTATCGAAAGGGCAGCATGTTCTGCCTATTTTTCACCGAACAAGAAGTGCGAAATTTGCAGGATGCGAAGACCTCTGATCTTGCAGCCTTCCGTAAATTTTTCCATCACTGCCTGGACAACGGCGTGTACTTTGCCCCCAGCCAGTTCGAGACCGGTTTTATCAGCATGGCGCATGCAAAAGCGGACATGGAGCGGACTGCGGAAGTGGCGGCGGCAGCGCTGGCGGCTTTGTAG
- the ruvA gene encoding Holliday junction branch migration protein RuvA, protein MIAFLRGKLAEAHPHQAIVDVGGVGYATNIPLTTFDKLPQPGGEVKLLTHHHVTEREHTLFGFFTNDERDLFRLLIDRVSGIGPKMALSVLSGMPVPAFKDAVIRNDTAALARIKGVGKKTAERIVLELKDKVGVVDAWQAAEVARGAHDPRQEAVSDAVLGLIALGYKQSDAQKTVNELAKAATEPVRADKLIRDALRSLQ, encoded by the coding sequence ATGATCGCATTTCTTCGTGGCAAGCTCGCTGAAGCCCATCCTCATCAGGCCATTGTGGATGTGGGAGGGGTGGGTTATGCAACGAACATCCCGCTGACGACTTTTGACAAACTGCCGCAGCCTGGCGGGGAGGTGAAGCTGCTGACACATCATCACGTGACGGAGCGGGAGCATACGTTGTTTGGTTTTTTCACCAACGATGAGCGAGATCTTTTCCGCCTGCTGATCGACCGGGTATCCGGGATCGGTCCCAAGATGGCGCTTTCTGTCTTGAGCGGAATGCCGGTGCCTGCCTTTAAAGATGCGGTGATCCGCAATGACACCGCCGCCCTGGCTCGGATCAAAGGGGTGGGGAAAAAAACGGCGGAGCGCATTGTCCTGGAACTGAAGGACAAGGTGGGCGTGGTGGATGCGTGGCAGGCAGCGGAGGTAGCCCGTGGAGCGCATGACCCGCGCCAGGAAGCAGTGAGCGATGCGGTACTGGGATTAATCGCGCTGGGTTATAAGCAGAGCGATGCGCAGAAGACAGTCAATGAACTGGCGAAAGCTGCTACCGAACCTGTGCGTGCGGATAAACTGATCCGGGATGCGCTGCGCTCGCTACAGTGA
- a CDS encoding Gfo/Idh/MocA family protein, which translates to MNPVNTSRRTFVRGTIAGAAGLATLPTWAKTIGANDDVRVAVIGFKSRGSGHINSLLKIKGVRIVALCDVDSEVLDKKVAELAKKDVKVKPYKDFRECCADPDIDAITIATPNHSHTLIALTAIAAGKHVYVEKPVCHNIWEGRKLVEAAGIVEKKGQVVQHGMQRRSDLGWAAAMEYVKSGKIGKTVLSRGINYKARQSIGKVPAAVAPPESVDYKLWSAPRAELPLHRQKFHYDWHWQWAYGNGDIGNQGPHQLDVARWALGDPTELPKRVMSLGGRWGYDDDGETANNQMAFFDYAEGAPLLFDNRGLPMKDMNWTKGFEPVYRINGKTSAPRIGNVIHCEGGFIAEAKAYDNDGKSIEKFENFQDGPDHMLNFINSCRAGKLTKDVLHVSHGYHAAALAHMSNISYRLGKEMSNDQIKERLSNSKAAQETFEHFVQNLVDNKIDMNAEKASVGPWLEYDPKSEKFTGEFADEANKMAMEEYVPEFELPKIS; encoded by the coding sequence ATGAATCCAGTCAACACCAGTCGCCGTACCTTTGTGCGCGGCACCATCGCCGGAGCCGCCGGCCTTGCCACTTTGCCCACCTGGGCGAAAACCATCGGTGCGAACGATGATGTCCGCGTGGCCGTCATCGGCTTCAAGTCCCGTGGCTCAGGCCACATCAACAGCCTGCTGAAAATCAAAGGAGTGCGTATCGTCGCTCTGTGTGATGTGGACAGCGAAGTCCTGGACAAGAAGGTCGCCGAGCTGGCCAAGAAAGACGTCAAGGTGAAGCCTTATAAAGACTTCCGCGAGTGCTGCGCAGATCCAGACATTGATGCGATCACCATCGCTACACCGAACCACAGCCATACCCTGATCGCCCTGACGGCCATTGCCGCTGGCAAGCATGTGTATGTGGAGAAGCCTGTGTGCCACAACATCTGGGAAGGCCGCAAGCTTGTTGAAGCTGCTGGTATCGTGGAGAAAAAAGGCCAGGTGGTCCAGCATGGTATGCAGCGCCGCTCTGACCTGGGCTGGGCAGCCGCCATGGAATATGTGAAAAGTGGCAAGATCGGCAAGACGGTGCTGAGCCGCGGGATCAATTACAAAGCACGCCAGAGCATCGGTAAGGTACCAGCTGCTGTGGCGCCGCCTGAATCTGTGGATTACAAGCTGTGGTCTGCTCCTCGTGCAGAGTTGCCACTTCACCGCCAGAAGTTCCATTATGACTGGCACTGGCAGTGGGCTTACGGCAATGGCGACATTGGCAACCAGGGGCCTCACCAGCTCGACGTGGCCCGCTGGGCACTGGGTGATCCAACGGAGCTGCCAAAACGCGTGATGAGCCTCGGCGGCCGCTGGGGTTACGATGACGATGGCGAGACCGCGAACAACCAGATGGCATTTTTTGACTATGCTGAAGGCGCGCCTTTGCTTTTCGACAACCGTGGCCTTCCGATGAAGGACATGAACTGGACGAAAGGTTTTGAACCCGTTTACCGCATCAATGGCAAGACATCCGCTCCGCGTATCGGCAACGTCATTCATTGCGAAGGCGGCTTCATTGCAGAGGCGAAGGCCTATGACAATGACGGCAAGAGCATCGAGAAGTTTGAAAACTTCCAGGACGGTCCCGACCACATGCTGAACTTCATCAACTCCTGCCGTGCAGGTAAGCTGACGAAGGATGTGCTCCATGTTTCCCATGGTTACCATGCGGCAGCCCTGGCTCACATGTCCAACATCTCCTATCGCCTCGGCAAGGAAATGTCCAACGACCAGATCAAAGAGCGCCTCAGCAACAGCAAGGCCGCCCAGGAGACCTTCGAACACTTCGTGCAGAACCTCGTGGACAACAAGATCGACATGAATGCTGAGAAGGCATCCGTCGGTCCTTGGCTGGAATACGATCCGAAGAGCGAGAAGTTCACCGGTGAGTTCGCTGACGAGGCCAACAAGATGGCGATGGAAGAGTATGTGCCTGAGTTCGAGCTGCCTAAAATCAGCTAA